GACATGGCCGTCCGCGACGGCGTCCGGCTTGACGATGACGAAGGTGCGCTCCATTACGCAACTCCTCCTTGTTGATGTTTCTCGATGCGTCGTCCGAGCACCACGCAGGTGACCCAGATGAGCGCGAAGATGATGCCCATCGCATACATCCACGGGGTCAGCAGACCCAGGGCGATGATAGCCACCTGCGCCACCCACCCGACCAGGTACCCCCAGCCTCTCCGCAGACCTGCCGTGGCTGCGAGGCAGAGGACGGTGACGACCCCGCACGCGGCAGCAGCGATCCCCAGGTGGATGCTCTCGACCTGGAGCATGCCGATGAACGCGA
The DNA window shown above is from Tessaracoccus defluvii and carries:
- a CDS encoding DUF4233 domain-containing protein codes for the protein MTLSPTNPMRPAAMSVLIFEILVIWLAFIGMLQVESIHLGIAAAACGVVTVLCLAATAGLRRGWGYLVGWVAQVAIIALGLLTPWMYAMGIIFALIWVTCVVLGRRIEKHQQGGVA